One genomic segment of Ipomoea triloba cultivar NCNSP0323 chromosome 9, ASM357664v1 includes these proteins:
- the LOC116028362 gene encoding sphingosine kinase 1 has product MDPGETVLSDRVRINGIETPVTLTAAGQLRWSARSLWIEKEVLGFSVEGSRIKIRAVVISEAGICCCENKTVLLRKTFTLEPFSEESLLLWSQKLQEFIDSLDRPKRLFIFLNPYGGKKSASKIFLDEVKPLLEDANIEYALQETKYQLHAKEVIRNLDLSKYDGVVCVSGDGILVEVVNGLLEREDWKTAIKISLGVIPAGTGNGMVKSLLDSVGEPCSASNATLAIIRGHKRALDVATISQGQTKFFSVLMLAWGLIADIDIESEKYRWMGSARIDFYGLQRLFSLRRYNGCIRFVPAPGHEVHGEPTEHVEVYSNGGPKSGYSGPSDVDAQKSNWRKIDGPFVSVWLHNVPWGSEDTMAAPDAKFSDGYLDLILVKDCPKLALLSVMTELNNGGHVKSPYVFYFKVKEFVLEPGARAEDPSKDGIIDVDGEVVARGRGTYKCEERTLMAYDKLHIKMDQGLATIFSPI; this is encoded by the exons ATGGACCCCGGCGAGACAGTTCTCTCGGACCGGGTAAGAATCAACGGAATCGAAACTCCAGTGACTCTCACAGCCGCCGGACAGCTCCGGTGGTCGGCCCGGTCCCTGTGGATAGAGAAGGAGGTCCTCGGATTCTCAGTCGAAGGTTCACGGATCAAAATCAGGGCTGTTGTGATAAGCGAAGCTGGAATTTGCTGTTGCGAGAACAAAACAGTTCTCCTCAGAAAAACCTTCACTTTGGAGCCGTTTTCTGAGGAATCTCTCCTGCTCTGGAGTCAAAAGCTCCAAGAATTCATCGATTCTCTCG ATCGACCGAAGAGACTCTTTATATTTCTGAATCCATATGGAGGAAAGAAATCTGCCTCAAAGATTTTTCTTGACGAGGTAAAACCGCTGCTTGAGGATGCAAATATTGAATATGCACTGCAAG AAACCAAATATCAGCTTCATGCCAAGGAAGTTATTCGTAACTTGGATCTTTCAAAGTACGATGGAGTTGTTTGCGTGAGTGGAGATGGAATTTTGGTTGAG GTAGTTAATGGGCTGCTTGAAAGGGAGGATTGGAAGACTGCAATAAAGATATCTCTTGGAGTAATACCTGCAG GCACTGGAAATGGCATGGTGAAATCTCTTCTAGATTCAGTTGGAGAGCCTTGTTCCGCATCTAATGCAACTCTTGCTATTATTCGAG GGCACAAGCGAGCACTGGATGTAGCTACAATTTCACAGGGGCAGACCAAGTTTTTCAGTGTATTGATGCTTGCTTGGG GACTTATAGCTGACATTGACATCGAGTCTGAGAAGTACAGGTGGATGGGGAGTGCGCGAATAGATTTTTAT GGTCTTCAACGGTTGTTCAGTCTTAGAAGGTATAATGGCTGTATAAGGTTTGTGCCTGCACCTGGCCATGAAGTTCATGGAGAGCCCACTGAACATGTGGAAGTTTATTCAAATGGCGGCCCAAAAAGTGGCTATTCTGGTCCTTCAGATGTTGATGCACAGAAATCAAACTGGCGGAAAATTGATGGTCCTTTTGTTTCAGTCTGGCTCCACAATGTACCTTGGGGTAGTGAAGATACTATGGCTGCACCTGATGCCAAG TTTTCAGATGGCTATCTAGACTTGATCCTGGTAAAGGATTGCCCAAAGTTGGCCTTGCTATCGGTGATGACTGAATTAAACAATGGCGGCCATGTCAAATCCCCATATGTCTTTTACTTCAAG GTTAAGGAATTTGTTCTGGAGCCAGGTGCAAGAGCCGAGGATCCATCTAAGGATGGGATCATCGACGTGGATGGTGAGGTTGTTGCCCGAGGTCGAGGAACATACAAGTGTGAAGAGAGAACCTTAATGGCTTATGACAAGCTTCATATCAAAATGGATCAGGGGTTGGCTACTATCTTTTCCCCCATTTAG
- the LOC116028360 gene encoding anaphase-promoting complex subunit 4 isoform X1 translates to METHESERVVPFQLQFDKPIASQIKIAEWNPEKDLLAMVTEESKLLLHRFNWQRLWTISPGKITSLCWRPDGKAIAIGLEDGTISLHDVENGKLLRSIKSHTVAVICLNWEEDEEKDENGNIPSYEDRTSRFFPPPPRVPRMPGLVPGDSGFMDEAEDSFRELSNSSHQRYNILCSGDKDGNICFSIFGIFPIGIINLHSLIVDSLVQRGHSSNQLLNASICNVSLSKDLCHLVVMCSGDLSIASLEVGAKQMSNHVLTGFHCLVLDTSIFSKRKNELYQVAQQASNIEDLGEVIRASLSVMSKQWSDAMHTFNEKFNALSSLIIDHGIDSSPQEEFLSLLGGARTSPAVHQFLVNSLGEAGLKRVGKVVCGAGKELQLVVLDHLQPAAEIIGFRIGELQALSKWRARYQGIGLDEKLMGNATENAGMFLIQVERFTRVLCTVVQQFSNFFSWLLKSVKILMSEQSDQLQPFSSELVILFLKFLYDQDPIKQLLELSEGDHSIEVDLETMQRIKELAHFGGFLDTAFLKRTLAEEFQQMESCFQEAFQMPFATISKRILCKDLLPLFPMAASTVKSSIIPASISYYKHFLLQEDLPESSDCETSQQRLTDYISFRVPDNSISNITNCIGVVRGVIHDMGNSEKGYTSLEASLLCIPDGYNCVDLSLYKDSQLVLLLDEITASSEGSGNAYMMILQAGGLPFVSISRSSSLNSWKVLQLKDCLMQLTLESEKVRGIPHSVIPPLAVSASRGVACVFAARKRALVYILDEDEDEISDAE, encoded by the exons ATGGAGACACATGAAAGTGAAAGAGTAGTTCCATTTCAGCTTCAATTCGACAAGCCTATTGCTTCCCAG ATAAAAATAGCTGAATGGAACCCAGAGAAGGATCTTCTTGCAATGGTTACGGAGGAATCAAAACTGCTTCTTCATCGTTTCAATTGGCAGAGGCTCTGGACTATTTCTCCAG GGAAGATAACATCGCTATGCTGGCGTCCAGATGGAAAAGCAATAGCAATTGGGCTTGAAGACGGAACGATTTCATTGCATGATGTGGAA AATGGAAAACTTCTGCGGAGCATAAAATCCCACACAGTTGCCGTTATATGTCTCAATTGGGAGGAGGATGAAGAAAAG GATGAGAATGGTAATATCCCGAGTTATGAAGACCGTACTTCACGTTTCTTTCCGCCTCCCCCAAGAGTTCCCAGGATGCCTGGACTTGTACCTGGGGATAGTGGTTTCATGGATGAGGCTGAAGATTCATTCAGAGAGCTATCAAATTCTTCACATCAACGATATAACATATTATGCAGTGGGGACAAGGATGGAAACATATGTTTCAGTATCTTTGGCATATTCCCAATAGGAATAATT AATCTGCACAGTCTTATTGTTGACAGTTTGGTTCAAAGAGGCCATTCGTCTAACCAACTCCTGAATGCTTCCATTTGTAAT GTCTCTTTGTCAAAAGATCTTTGCCATTTGGTAGTCATGTGCAGTGGGGACCTCTCCATAGCTAGTCTTGAAGTAGGTGCAAAGCAGATGTCTAATCATGTGTTAACAGGATTCCATTGCCTAGTTCTTGACACTTCAATTTTTTCCAAAAG GAAAAATGAGCTTTATCAGGTGGCTCAACAGGCTTCCAACATTGAAGATTTAGGCGAAGTTATCCGGGCATCACTATCAGTCATGTCTAAGCAGTGGTCTGATGCCATGCACACTTTTAATGAAAAGTTCAATGCTTTATCCTCCCTCATTATTGACCATG GAATTGACTCCAGTCCTCAAGAGGAGTTTCTGAGCCTTTTGGGTGGGGCCAGGACAAGCCCAGCAGTTCATCAATTTTTAGTCAACTCACTTGGTGAAGCG GGTCTTAAGAGGGTGGGAAAGGTAGTTTGTGGTGCTGGAAAAGAGCTTCAGCTGGTAGTACTTGATCATCTACAG CCTGCTGCAGAAATTATTGGATTTAGAATTGGAGAACTTCAAGCCCTTTCCAAATGGCGTGCTCGCTATCAAGGTATTGGTTTGGAtgagaaattaatgggtaatgCAACAGAGAATGCTGGAATGTTTCTCATACAAGTTGAACGATTTACGAGGGTTTTATGTACTGTGGTCCAGCAG ttttcaaattttttcagTTGGCTTCTGAAATCCGTGAAGATATTGATGTCTGAACAAAGTGATCAGCTTCAACCTTTCAGTAG TGAACTTGTCATTTTATTCCTGAAGTTTCTCTATGACCAAGATCCTATAAAACAGTTGCTGGAATTATCTGAAGGTGATCATTCCATAGAAGTCGACTT GGAAACAATGCAAAGAATTAAAGAACTTGCACATTTTGGTGGGTTCTTAGATACTGCATTCTTGAAAAGGACATTAGCAGAAGAATTTCAACAAATGGAGAGTTG TTTCCAGGAGGCTTTTCAGATGCCCTTTGCTACTATTTCCAAGAGAATACTATGTAAGGATCTGCTCCCTCTTTTTCCTATGGCTGCTTCAACAGTGAAGTCCTCCATAATCCCAGCATCTATATCATACTACAAG CACTTTCTATTGCAGGAGGATTTACCTGAAAGTTCAGATTGTGAAACTAGTCAACAGAGGCTTACTGATTACATTTCCTTCAGAGTACCTGATAATTCCATCTCAAATATCACAAACTGCATTGGCGTAGTAAGGGGGGTCATACATGATATGGGCAATTCAGAGAAAGGATACACTTCATTAGAAGCTTCCCTCTTATGCATTCCTGATGGCTACAATTGTGTGGATCTATCATTATATAAG GATTCACAACTTGTTTTACTACTAGATGAAATTACTGCTAGTTCTGAGGGCTCTGGAAATGCTTATATGATGATTCTCCAAGCTGGTGGCCTCCCATTTGTATCCATCTCAAGATCTTCCAGTCTGAACTCATGGAAGGTTCTTCAACTTAAG GATTGTCTCATGCAATTGACACTAGAAAGTGAAAAGGTTCGAGGAATACCTCACTCTGTCATACCACCCTTGGCAGTGAGTG CTTCAAGAGGTGTGGCTTGTGTTTTTGCTGCAAGAAAGCGTGCTTTAGTTTACATCCTGGatgaagatgaggatgaaaTCTCAGATGCAGAGTGA
- the LOC116028360 gene encoding anaphase-promoting complex subunit 4 isoform X2 has translation METHESERVVPFQLQFDKPIASQIKIAEWNPEKDLLAMVTEESKLLLHRFNWQRLWTISPGKITSLCWRPDGKAIAIGLEDGTISLHDVENGKLLRSIKSHTVAVICLNWEEDEEKDENGNIPSYEDRTSRFFPPPPRVPRMPGLVPGDSGFMDEAEDSFRELSNSSHQRYNILCSGDKDGNICFSIFGIFPIGIINLHSLIVDSLVQRGHSSNQLLNASICNVSLSKDLCHLVVMCSGDLSIASLEVGAKQMSNHVLTGFHCLVLDTSIFSKRKNELYQVAQQASNIEDLGEVIRASLSVMSKQWSDAMHTFNEKFNALSSLIIDHGIDSSPQEEFLSLLGGARTSPAVHQFLVNSLGEAGLKRVGKVVCGAGKELQLVVLDHLQPAAEIIGFRIGELQALSKWRARYQGIGLDEKLMGNATENAGMFLIQVERFTRVLCTVVQQFSNFFSWLLKSVKILMSEQSDQLQPFSSELVILFLKFLYDQDPIKQLLELSEGDHSIEVDLETMQRIKELAHFGGFLDTAFLKRTLAEEFQQMESCFQEAFQMPFATISKRILCKDLLPLFPMAASTVKSSIIPASISYYKEDLPESSDCETSQQRLTDYISFRVPDNSISNITNCIGVVRGVIHDMGNSEKGYTSLEASLLCIPDGYNCVDLSLYKDSQLVLLLDEITASSEGSGNAYMMILQAGGLPFVSISRSSSLNSWKVLQLKDCLMQLTLESEKVRGIPHSVIPPLAVSASRGVACVFAARKRALVYILDEDEDEISDAE, from the exons ATGGAGACACATGAAAGTGAAAGAGTAGTTCCATTTCAGCTTCAATTCGACAAGCCTATTGCTTCCCAG ATAAAAATAGCTGAATGGAACCCAGAGAAGGATCTTCTTGCAATGGTTACGGAGGAATCAAAACTGCTTCTTCATCGTTTCAATTGGCAGAGGCTCTGGACTATTTCTCCAG GGAAGATAACATCGCTATGCTGGCGTCCAGATGGAAAAGCAATAGCAATTGGGCTTGAAGACGGAACGATTTCATTGCATGATGTGGAA AATGGAAAACTTCTGCGGAGCATAAAATCCCACACAGTTGCCGTTATATGTCTCAATTGGGAGGAGGATGAAGAAAAG GATGAGAATGGTAATATCCCGAGTTATGAAGACCGTACTTCACGTTTCTTTCCGCCTCCCCCAAGAGTTCCCAGGATGCCTGGACTTGTACCTGGGGATAGTGGTTTCATGGATGAGGCTGAAGATTCATTCAGAGAGCTATCAAATTCTTCACATCAACGATATAACATATTATGCAGTGGGGACAAGGATGGAAACATATGTTTCAGTATCTTTGGCATATTCCCAATAGGAATAATT AATCTGCACAGTCTTATTGTTGACAGTTTGGTTCAAAGAGGCCATTCGTCTAACCAACTCCTGAATGCTTCCATTTGTAAT GTCTCTTTGTCAAAAGATCTTTGCCATTTGGTAGTCATGTGCAGTGGGGACCTCTCCATAGCTAGTCTTGAAGTAGGTGCAAAGCAGATGTCTAATCATGTGTTAACAGGATTCCATTGCCTAGTTCTTGACACTTCAATTTTTTCCAAAAG GAAAAATGAGCTTTATCAGGTGGCTCAACAGGCTTCCAACATTGAAGATTTAGGCGAAGTTATCCGGGCATCACTATCAGTCATGTCTAAGCAGTGGTCTGATGCCATGCACACTTTTAATGAAAAGTTCAATGCTTTATCCTCCCTCATTATTGACCATG GAATTGACTCCAGTCCTCAAGAGGAGTTTCTGAGCCTTTTGGGTGGGGCCAGGACAAGCCCAGCAGTTCATCAATTTTTAGTCAACTCACTTGGTGAAGCG GGTCTTAAGAGGGTGGGAAAGGTAGTTTGTGGTGCTGGAAAAGAGCTTCAGCTGGTAGTACTTGATCATCTACAG CCTGCTGCAGAAATTATTGGATTTAGAATTGGAGAACTTCAAGCCCTTTCCAAATGGCGTGCTCGCTATCAAGGTATTGGTTTGGAtgagaaattaatgggtaatgCAACAGAGAATGCTGGAATGTTTCTCATACAAGTTGAACGATTTACGAGGGTTTTATGTACTGTGGTCCAGCAG ttttcaaattttttcagTTGGCTTCTGAAATCCGTGAAGATATTGATGTCTGAACAAAGTGATCAGCTTCAACCTTTCAGTAG TGAACTTGTCATTTTATTCCTGAAGTTTCTCTATGACCAAGATCCTATAAAACAGTTGCTGGAATTATCTGAAGGTGATCATTCCATAGAAGTCGACTT GGAAACAATGCAAAGAATTAAAGAACTTGCACATTTTGGTGGGTTCTTAGATACTGCATTCTTGAAAAGGACATTAGCAGAAGAATTTCAACAAATGGAGAGTTG TTTCCAGGAGGCTTTTCAGATGCCCTTTGCTACTATTTCCAAGAGAATACTATGTAAGGATCTGCTCCCTCTTTTTCCTATGGCTGCTTCAACAGTGAAGTCCTCCATAATCCCAGCATCTATATCATACTACAAG GAGGATTTACCTGAAAGTTCAGATTGTGAAACTAGTCAACAGAGGCTTACTGATTACATTTCCTTCAGAGTACCTGATAATTCCATCTCAAATATCACAAACTGCATTGGCGTAGTAAGGGGGGTCATACATGATATGGGCAATTCAGAGAAAGGATACACTTCATTAGAAGCTTCCCTCTTATGCATTCCTGATGGCTACAATTGTGTGGATCTATCATTATATAAG GATTCACAACTTGTTTTACTACTAGATGAAATTACTGCTAGTTCTGAGGGCTCTGGAAATGCTTATATGATGATTCTCCAAGCTGGTGGCCTCCCATTTGTATCCATCTCAAGATCTTCCAGTCTGAACTCATGGAAGGTTCTTCAACTTAAG GATTGTCTCATGCAATTGACACTAGAAAGTGAAAAGGTTCGAGGAATACCTCACTCTGTCATACCACCCTTGGCAGTGAGTG CTTCAAGAGGTGTGGCTTGTGTTTTTGCTGCAAGAAAGCGTGCTTTAGTTTACATCCTGGatgaagatgaggatgaaaTCTCAGATGCAGAGTGA
- the LOC116028361 gene encoding calmodulin-binding protein 60 D-like, whose amino-acid sequence MQTRYMERSASMAREKRPNPGSSSEEGQPDRKRPALASVIVEALKVDSLQKLCSSLEPILRRVVSEEVERALAKLAPAKLNSRVSPKRIEGPDGRNLQLHFRSKLSLPLFTGGKVEGEQGSAIHVVLLDGNTGRVVTMGPESSVKLDIVVLEGDFNNEDEEGWTQEDFESHIVKEREGKRPLLTGDLQVTLKEGVGTLGELTFTDNSSWIRSRKFRLGLKVAPGYCESIHIREAKTDAFTVKDHRGELYKKHYPPALSDEVWRLEKIGKDGSFHKRLNKSGIFTVEDFLRLVVTDSQRLRSVLGSGMSNKMWEALVEHAKTCVLSGKLYVYYPDDMRNVGVVFNNIYELCGLIASEQYHSIDSLSDNQKVYVDTLVKKAYENWMHVIEYDGKSLLSLNDNKNSDTSQHDQVVGSQNHSNSYANQLNVPALPSSIPSEQPAMNPGSNIGGYNDSMSGRFLMQSQNMDLNVTGHLNGPFQNHLIGTSQQTQPPGTENMLALRPQQSSMSNFLTPGTTNLTSDDYFTEEDIRLRSHEMLENEDMQHLLRIFNMGGHSHTSANVMEENYPYASAYMPNMSSTFGFDDDRSRSSGKAVVGWLKLKAALRWGIFIRKKAAERRAQIVELDDL is encoded by the exons ATGCAGACTAGGTACATGGAAAGATCGGCTAGTATGGCTCGGGAGAAACGACCTAATCCGGGTAGTAGTAGTGAAGAAGGTCAGCCTGATAGGAAACGCCCTGCTCTTGCCAG TGTTATTGTTGAAGCGCTGAAGGTTGACAGTCTGCAAAAGCTTTGCTCATCACTGGAGCCGATTCTTCGCAGAGTT GTTAGTGAAGAAGTGGAGCGTGCTTTGGCAAAGTTGGCCCCCGCAAAACTTAACTCTAG GGTTTCTCCGAAAAGAATAGAAGGACCGGATGGAAGAAACTTACAGCTACACTTTAGGTCGAAATTGTCACTACCTCTCTTTACAGGAGGGAAGGTTGAGGGAGAACAAGGTTCTGCCATCCATGTTGTTTTGCTCGATGGAAATACTGGGCGTGTTGTGACAATGGGACCAGAATCCTCAGTCAAACTGGACATTGTTGTACTCGAGGGGGATTTTAACAATGAGGACGAGGAAGGCTGGACTCAAGAAGATTTCGAGTCTCATATAGTGAAAGAGCGTGAAGGGAAGAGGCCCCTTCTAACTGGGGACTTGCAAGTAACATTAAAGGAAGGCGTAGGTACCCTTGGTGAGTTGACGTTTACTGACAATTCTAGCTGGATTAGAAGCAGGAAGTTTAGACTAGGTTTGAAGGTTGCACCGGGCTATTGTGAGAGCATTCATATCCGGGAGGCAAAAACAGATGCTTTCACTGTCAAGGATCACAGAGGAGAAT TGTACAAGAAACATTACCCACCTGCATTAAGCGATGAAGTTTGGAGGTTGGAAAAGATAGGAAAGGATGGTTCTTTCCACAAGAGGCTAAACAAATCTGGAATATTCACAGTGGAAGACTTCCTACGACTTGTTGTGACAGACTCACAGAGGCTTCGAAGT GTCCTGGGAAGTGGAATGTCAAATAAGATGTGGGAAGCTCTTGTAGAGCATGCAAAGACGTGTGTTCTAAGCGGGAAACTCTATGTCTACTATCCCGATGATATGAGGAATGTCGGGGTTGTGTTTAACAATATCTATGAACTATGTGGATTGATTGCTAGTGAACAGTATCATTCTATCGATTCTCTTTCTGACAACCAAAAG GTCTATGTGGACACCTTAGTGAAGAAGGCATATGAAAATTGGATGCATGTCATTGAATATGATGGCAAATCTCTTCTAAGCCTCAATGACAACAAGAATTCAGATACTTCTCAACATGACCAAGTAGTTGGCTCACAGAACCATTCAAACTCTTACGCTAATCAGCTAAATGTTCCAGCTCTCCCGTCCTCAATTCCTTCGGAGCAGCCTGCTATGAATCCAGGATCAAACATTGGAG GGTATAATGACAGCATGAGTGGCAGATTTCTGATGCAGTCACAGAACATGGATCTCAATGTCACGGGACACTTAAATGGGCCTTTCCAGAATCACTTGATAGGCACGTCTCAGCAGACTCAGCCTCCTGGAACTGAGAATATGCTGGCGCTTCGACCTCAACAGTCTTCAATGTCCAACTTTCTTACTCCCGGTACAACAAATCTTACCTCTGATGACTACTTTACTGAGGAAGATATTCGGCTGAGGAGTCATGAGATGCTTGAAAATGAAGACATGCAGCATCTTCTCCGTATTTTCAACATGGGAGGCCATAGTCACACTTCTGCTAATGTCATGGAAGAAAATTACCCTTATGCATCAGCATACATGCCCAATATGTCATCGACGTTTGGGTTTGATGATGACCGGTCACGTTCTTCAGGAAAAGCTGTTGTCGGTTGGCTCAAGCTTAAAGCAGCCTTGAGATGGGGTATCTTCATCAGGAAGAAAGCTGCAGAGAGAAGAGCACAAATTGTTGAACTGGATGACTTGTAG